One Leopardus geoffroyi isolate Oge1 chromosome E1, O.geoffroyi_Oge1_pat1.0, whole genome shotgun sequence genomic window, GAAACAGACTGAGAAAACATCCAGTGTTCTGTCTGCTTTCATTCACTTTGTAATTTCACAGATATTGCAGATTTGGGGAATAGAGCCCCAGAAATACAAATGTCCTTAGGATGCTTATAGTCTAGTGAGCaagacagataataaaataaataatcacagaTAAGTACACAATTTGTTTCCTAGTGCCGTGTTCTTTTTCTCCACGGAGCAATTAATAGTTTGAAACAATGGGATTATTGGTATGCTCTTTGGTGAGAAGGATGCGAACCCTATACTCATCCCAGCTGGATGCCAGAGCAAACCTTCACATTTTGGAGGCTTTTGAATTGTGGCTGGGAATGACATTGACTTTGCTGCTTCAAATAACTCACTTGTGGATGCCTGAAATTCCACTGAGGGCCCTTCTCTAGGattaaacattattctttttctgagactctatttaaaattcaaatccctgcgaggtgtgtgtgggggagtgatgcctgggtggctcagtccgttaagcatccgacttctgctcaggtcatgatctcacagttcatgggttcaagcctgcctgccttgggctctgctgacagctcagagcctggaccctacttcggattctgtgtttttttttctctgccctcccccactcactctctgtctctcaaaaataaaccttgaaaaaaaatttaaattcaaatcccTGGAaatggggaggggtggtgggtgggtgggttcaCTGAGTTCATAACATGGCAGTGCTGTGTCATGAGACAGAGCAGCCCAAGGACCCTGAACACCAAAAGATGCCCCTGATGGTACCCCAAGGGGAGCCAGGGTGTCACAAGACAATCTCCATCACCCTCTGCTGCTGGCTCAGTCCAGTTCTGCCTTCTGAAGGGGGAGCCAAAGGGAGATAGAGGGAGAGTAAGGtccaaacaaaacccaaacccagaatcccaggcaagctcacTGTGGTAGCTGGAAAAGCCAGAAGCTTCAGGTCTCTCTTACCTGCAGGCCCCTGCTGTATCAAATCTGTCCCTCCCTTATTGGCCCCACGGGAACAGTAATGCTTTGCTCAAGCACAGCTTTATGGTTGTACAAGCCTTGACGAGAACTTTCAAGGTTCTTGAAACACACTCAACTACCACGGCCACCCTTCTGTGTACCTATCGGCACTCCTGCCCGGGGGCCAAATTTGGCACTGTACTTGGGGTCTGCAGGCGGAACGTGTGTTCAACCCGGTCACCCGAGAGAGGCCCTGGAGTGAGGCAGGGCAAGTTCTCCCTGGCGGCTGGAGCACTGCCCCAGGCATGGCCGGGCTGCCGGGTCTGGTCCTCTCTTGCAAGAATCTGcatgcttcctcccttccttgcttccttcctcccgGTTCCTCCCTCGCCAACCTACCTGGAGGCAGGTAATAaagcaggaggagggagatgaatggatgaggagGGTGGAGAGCCACGTGGTGCCATAAAGCCCAGCTAGAGAAGGCCTGTCCGGGAGTGTCCAGCCTGCAGGAGTCAACGCTCAGAAGGTGAGGACTGTCAGCCCCGCGAGCCGGAGCCGGGGCAGCAAGGCCCGGGGAAGGCCATGCACCGAGGCGGGCCGGGACCAGGCCTCAGAGGCCTGAAGGGGGCCGAGGGCCCCGCCGAGGACTTGGGGGGCTCTTGCCTGGAGGCCGGCAGGGATTTTGGGGTGCTGAAGGAGAACGGCGAGGCCGAGGAGGCGGCGAGCGGCAGGAAACGCGCCCGGCCAGTGCGCTCCAAGGCGCGGCGCATGGCGGCCAACGTGCGGGAGCGCAAGCGCATCCTGGACTACAACGAGGCCTTCAACGCGCTGCGCAGGGCGCTGCGGCACGACCTGGGCGGCAAGAGGCTCTCCAAGATCGCCACGCTGCGCAGGGCCATCCACCGCATCGCGGCGCTCTCCCTAGTCCTGCGCGCCAGCCCCGCGCCCCGCTGGCACTGCGGGCACCTGGAGTGCCACGGCCAGGCCGCGCGTGCCGGGGGCGGCGGGGACGCGGGCTCCagcccgccgccgcccgccccgccgcccgccggccCCTTCGCGCCGCGCTGCGCCTCGTGTTCCCCGCACACGCACCCGGGACGGCCCAGGGCGGTGGCCGAGGCTCAGAGCGAGGCCCAGGCGTCCGCGGGAAGCTGGCGCCGCGGTCCCGGGGCTCCCTTGGCCTGGCCGCGGGGCCACCCGCGAGCGGGCCCCGGGTTGGGCTTCCAGCACTCCTGACTGGCTCCAGAGAGACCCGGTGGGCCTGGAGGGAGGCCGGCCAGAGAGGAGCCAACGGCAGGATGACTACTAAAGGGAAGACTGCAAAAAACCGCCCTGGACCAAGAAAAACTGAATGGCtgaggcgagagagagagagagagagagagagagagagaggcagcttTGCCAGTAGGAAGGAACTGAGCCCAAGGCTGCGCtccccagcacctccctcctcAGCCTGAAGCCCAACCAGGGATGACAGCTCCAGGAAAGGAGCAGGATCCTGCTGGGTTCTTTCTTATGTTTGGACTTGATGAACTCTTCTCAGAAAGTGATCTTTGCGTTCCTGTGCCTCTGAGTCCTATCTCTTCTTGCTGCTTTTTAGGAGAAAGAGGGCTtttggacgggggggggggggggggggcttgtagGTGGGAGTGTGGGTGACACCTGGCGTGGTCTGATAACAGTGTGGGGTCCATGTCCCCAGCCTGTGCTGATACCCCAAGTCTGTGATCTGAGAGAGGCAACAGAAGGAgccaaataaaaaggaaaagctatCATCTCCGTCTGCTATCAGATGTCCACTGGGCCCAGTGGCCCAGGGTGGCAGAAAGGCCTGAGGTCTGGGGGCTCACTGTGGAATGTCGGTCTCCCACGGCCTGATTCCCACAGGTAGGTACCTGATTCATGGCAGGGCCCTAGGTGTGGCTGAGCAGTGTGAGGAGCACTGTGGGAAATGACATTATTTGGAGAGGGGGAGCGGCAGCAGGAGATTCAGGATGCAGTCAGCCTCATCTCTGGGACCCGTCACCCTGCAGAGCTGCTGTCTGCAGTGAGCCACTGTGAGGGCTGCAATGGTTGAAGAGTCCGGACCAGTCTCAGGAAAGGAAGCCTAGGGCCGACCAGGGACTGGGGGTGGGTGAGTCCTGCCTGTACCCTGAGTGTGGGTGAATGGAGCTCCCAGGGAAAAGTGGTCCAGTGCATAGAGCCAGGGCCTCTATGAtgagaggcagacatagaatcaGGAAAGATTATGAGGAGGAGGTTAAGGGAATTAGGGCCAAATCTGCTGAGAAAGTGGGAGGCACAACCAGCCCTCCCAGAGAAATCTGGAGAGCTTTTGCATCTAAGACGAGCACTCCCAAGCTAGTGTCTGGCTTCACTCATGCTGACCAGGCTGATGTTGCAGCTGCTGCTAGCTGGGGTGAGAACCCAGATGTGccagaggagggctgggggctcTCTGGTCTCCTTGGAGAGCTGGACACTTGCCAGCTTGGAGAAGAAGAGTTACACAGCTCGGAATGGGGGCTATCACGGAAGCTGGAGAGACACCCATAGATCCCAGGGTAAGTGAAAGGTCCCCAAAACAGTCAAGATGAGGCTCAGTGCCTTAATTAAAGATATACTTGCTTTCTGCAAGTGAGACACTGGCTGGCCCACTTGGCATCCTGCCCTCGGCCCATAGGTATCAGGGTTCCCAATTTCACAGGGCAGGTAGCTGCCGCGCAGATCACAGGAAAGCTTTGACTCTGGGCAGAGGAGTCCTGGGGTCCAACCAGGAACAAAATGTGGGAATCTGGTCCCAGACCTGCCCACTGAGCCTTCCATCTCATGGAGAGGCAGTGCCACCGTCTGATAGTGGAAAGGAAAGAGCCAGACAGGCCTGGCATCCAGTctctgctctgccacttactacatGTGTGACCCATGGCATCACTTGACCTCTCTAAGCCTCTAGTTCCTCACCTCTGACACAGATGATTCTACCTCAGGGTGGCTGTGAGGGTTAACATTTGTTCGTAATGTAGTTTCTGGCAATTAGAAGGCTTTCATAAATTGTTActgtttgtatattattataatcTCAGACCAGTTTGGACAATGCTTCTGCCTAGCTTCAGACCCAGATTTTTATGTCCTGGAAACATGATAAAATGACCAGCAAGTCCTGTTTTCTTAAGTTGCAGGATAGAGAGAGCTCAGAGTTCTGGCCCAGTTTTATGGTCAGTGCAGGAATGGTGAGAGCGCCCCCTGCAGGTGGAGGCGTGAATGTGCAGCAGATGTGTGAAGTCAGAGGGAGGGATGTGAAAGTAGTTCTCAGTCTCTTCACTTtccagctgagtgaccttgggcaaaatgCTCAAGGGACTTGAGCCTTGGGGTTCCCCTCTGTATAACAGACTAAAATAAGTACTTACATCGTAGGCTGTTGTGcagactaaatgagataatgcatttcaagcacttagcatagtgcctgtaAGCACTCACTGAGTGGAAGCTGTTAAGACATATTCTGTTCAGTAGGTTGTTATAAAGACAGAATGCATGGGAGAGTGTTTTATAAACTAAAGTCCACACACATTAGCTATTGTTTTATCAGGGCCAtgtgttttgtatattttcacGCTGATAGGTGTTTGCCtagcattcaattttttttttaatgccataaaAGTTTTCTGATGTGTACACATCACAGGAGTGCTTATCTAGACGTATGGACatctaaatatttgtgtgtgcatacatgtatgtattgaCCTAACAGGTACTCCCTGCCTCTCCCGGACGCATTAGAGTCTCCTGGACCAGAATGCCCTTCATTATGGGCCATCTGGGTTTTCTGAAACCcttgcttgatttttttaaatgtttatttatttttgagagagagagagagacagggtgagtgggggaggggcagagagagagtgagaatcccaagcaggctccaggctctgagctgtcagcacggagactgacgtggggcttgaacccacaaactgcaagatcatgatgggagccaaagtcggctgcttaactgactgagccacccaggcgccccttgcttgatttattttttaagttttatttatttactttgagagaaagagaaagcattatgtggggaggggcagagagagagtgagacagagaatccaaagcaggctccctgctgtcagcacagagtccgacgtggagcttgaactcatgaaccgtgagatcatgacctgagccaaagctggacgcttaactgactgagccacccaggcgcccctgatttttaaaaatctgcttccCAAGCCTGTATCCATTCTCCAAGATGACTGACTTACTGTGGAGAGGAGCAGCTAAATCTGTGATTATGAAAGGAATGGGCGTTGTCAACCAAGACCAGCTAGGCTTGTccaaatatagagaaaaatagtaCAATGATAGCTATTAAGTGAATATAGGAGGGAAAGCACTAGAAAGAGAAACCACATATGTAAGACAGAGCTGCTAAAAGTCATGGCTAAAAGATACAAAGGACCAGTATACCTCAAGACAGAAATTGTATAAGATTGCTACCAACAGCCCACTCAAATAGTGCTCGAaggagagggagtcagagaagaaTAACAAGTAGATGCTTACAGTAGTCCACGGCTCATAAAGGGCTCCCATACACGCAGTCTCTTGGCTTCTCTTAGGAAGTCCGGGCCTTCCAACTCCTTTCCTTATACTCGTTGCCTCCATCACAGGAAGCAGCA contains:
- the BHLHA9 gene encoding class A basic helix-loop-helix protein 9, with the protein product MHRGGPGPGLRGLKGAEGPAEDLGGSCLEAGRDFGVLKENGEAEEAASGRKRARPVRSKARRMAANVRERKRILDYNEAFNALRRALRHDLGGKRLSKIATLRRAIHRIAALSLVLRASPAPRWHCGHLECHGQAARAGGGGDAGSSPPPPAPPPAGPFAPRCASCSPHTHPGRPRAVAEAQSEAQASAGSWRRGPGAPLAWPRGHPRAGPGLGFQHS